Within the Catalinimonas niigatensis genome, the region GGTTCTTTCATTACACAACTTCCTGATATCTGGGGACTTAACCGCAAATATATCATGCTGGCAGTGAATAACTGGAACAATGAGTATCAAAAAACTAACTTGGGAGGACTGACCTGCGATAGCATGGATTACTATAATTCAGAAGCGCATACCAATGAAGTATTTCTTCCCAAGTTTAAAGCTGGCGAACAGCAATATATTGGTTTTTTTCATACGGGGGCTTACCAAGAAGCGATTGGGGGCTATGGAGGAATCCAACATTGCCTGATCCCCGCACCCAAGCATGTAGTGATTGACAGAAAAGCCAATGGAGAGCTAGACTATCGCCTCTTTGCTGAGGAACAAAATAGCGAAACTATGATGAAATTGCTGGGCTATTAGGCTAAGGGATGGGTGGCCTGAAAAAAAGAGGTCTAATATTTTTTGCTGCTATAAACATGAAATGCTCCGGAAGAATAATTCCGGAGCATTTTTCATTGCTTTGAATCTTAAGCTCTGACCTTAATCTTCTTTTTTCAGCGCAGCTTTTTTAGAATGCGTTTGTATTTCAATAATCCTTGCAATGAAATATGTCTGTCCGTTTAGATTACAATCTTCCAGCTTAATTTCTGCATCAAACTCAAGTCCGGCTTTGTTTACTAAGCTATGCTGAGATTCAGTGTGGAGGTGCTTCTTCAGATAATCCACAATTTCGCCAGCCTTCACATTTTTGAAAAAAGCACTGACATTGATACCACTCAGCTGCTCTTCAGAGTAACCAAATATCTTCTGGGTATTCTTATTAAAGAAATCTAATTCTCCATTGGCATTGATACTGATGAAAGAAGCTGACGCAGTATCCAGTACTGCTTTGATACGAGACTCACGGTCCATCATACTTTTTTGCTTGCGATTGAGTTCTTCCTGAGTAGCTTGCAGTTCTTCCATATTTTGCCGCATCTCTTCTTCCTGAGCCCGCATTTGTTCCGTCATCTGCGTAGACTCTTCCAACAACTTCTGGGTACGGGAATTGACTTTGGCAGAAGAAATTGTAGAAGCGATACTTTCAGCAATTTTCTGTAGAAATTCTATTTCATAATCTTTGAATATCTGGAAAGAAGCAATCTCAATAGCTCCGTATACTTCTTCATTGACCAGAAGAGGTACGATCAGAATGCTGGTAGGATTGGCATCTCCCAATCCTGAAGTGATAGAGATGTAATCATTAGGAACATCGGTAAGGAAAATGGTATCCTTTTCCTGCCATGCTTGACCCACTAAGCCTTCGCCTTTGTAAATCTTTTGTTCTACATACTTTTGGCGATCCCAGGCAAAGCAGGCTTCTAAAGTCATATAAGGGGCAGATCCATCTGCATCTTGTACAATGAACATCCCACCCTGATTAGCTTTTACATATTTGATGATATGCGACAGAATGATATTACTCAATTCGCCCACATTGTGATTGTTCTGACGGAGTATCTCACCAAATTTGGCCGTACCTTCGGTAGTCCAGTTCCTCTTCTTATCATCCTCAGCTACTTTCTGTAGATTATCACGCATATTGATCAGGGAATTGCCCAACACGTCATGTTCACTAAGAGGACTGAACGATGCCTGATAATTACCTTCACCAATTTGCTCAGCAAACTCAGAGGTGTCTCTAAGCCCATTTACCAAATCATCCACAGCATGTGCCATGTCACCCACCTCATCATTATTTACTTTTTGTTTCTTTTTCTCATCACCCTCTTCTTCCTGAGGAAGTTCGCCTTTGCCCAGACGTTGGATAAGTTCCTTCAGATGATTAATAGGCCTGGTAATGCTGCGGGTCAATAAATATGCTCCTAACATGCCGATAACAATAGTAATGGTACACAGAATCAGGGTGATGTTACGAAGATTATCTGAAGCAGCAATGATTGTAGTTTGTGCCAGATCAGCTTCCTCACGCTTCAAAACGCTGATTGCATATAATTGTGCCTTTAGTTCATTCGTCCTGGGTAGTACCTCGCTCTCAATGGCTTCCGTGGCCTGCCACTTGATCATAGCATCTTCATAGTTTTCAAAAGATACTAGTTGCGACATGATGTCTTTCTCAATAGAGATAAGCTCCTCAAAGCCTAAAAACACTGAATCTACCGTTAGTCGTTGTGTAGAGTCTTGCCAAAGTGGGAGGAGAGCAGTCATTTTATCTTTTAGCTCAGGATAACGAAAGCTGTGTAAGTCTTTAAGCGCTTCTTTATCTTCCTGGTTATTTTGTAAATAAACCCAGTTGGTGATCAACATCTTGGATTCTGTTACGAGTAAGATAAACTCATCAATGGCTTTTACAGAAGGGTCAATGACCTGAATATTTTCGTTAATAAGTGTATTACTATTATTCATAGTAAAAATACTAACGGCCGCATTGATGGCAAATACTACAATAAGTGAAATAAATCCACCAAAAATTTTACTACCAATCGTAAACTTAGGTTTCTTCATAATGATTACAAATGTATTCTGTGCTATTGCCCCGATCTTTCGGATAAATGGATCAAAACTTTGTGATTAGAAAAAAGTATATTAGCTAGGATGCAAGTTTTCACCTTTATTACCGGATTTAAAACTTATCTGATTACTAAACATTACAGGGTAACTTTCTGTAAATTTTTTGATACACTATTGAATGGTTCTACACTTTATACTTGTGTATTCTAGTAACCACAGAAAATAGCTTTACAACTCATACTTCCACAATCCAAGCTGTTTATTAACTTTGTAGCCAAATCCCAATTGTATGATAGATAAATTAGAAGCTATAAAAGATCGTTTTGAAGAGGTCGGGCAGTTGATCGTTCAGCCCGATACTATGGCGGATATGAAAAAATATTCTAAACTGAATAAGGAATACAAGGATCTGGAAAAGGTTGTCAGAAAATATGATAACTATCAAAATGTTCTCTCAGAGTTGAAGAGTGCTAAAGAAATGCTTTCTACGGAAAAAGATCCGGACTTCCGCCAAATGGCCAAGGAAGAAATAGAAGTTAAAGAAGAAGAGAAAGAGACCTTGGAAGAAGAGCTCAAGCAAATGCTGATTCCTAAAGATCCTAACGATAGTAAAAATGTAATTCTGGAGATAAGAGCCGGTACTGGTGGGGATGAGGCAGCTATTTTTGCCGGAGATCTCTTCCGGATGTATCAGCGATTTGCAGAACAAAAAGGTTGGAACCTGACCGTGCTTGACCTTACAGAAGGCTCTTCCGGGGGCTATAAGGAGATTATCAGTACGGTATCAGGAGAAGATGTGTACGCAAAACTTAAATTTGAGTCGGGAGTACATCGGGTACAAAGGGTGCCTGCTACGGAAACCCAGGGCCGTGTACACACCTCTGCTGCCAGCGTTGCCGTATTGCCTGAAATGGAAGATGTAGAAGTAGAGATTGATATGAACGATGTCCGCAAGGACACTTTCTGTTCTTCCGGTCCGGGTGGTCAGTCAGTCAATACTACCTACTCGGCAGTACGACTTACCCATGAGCCCAGCGGGCTGGTAGTCACCTGTCAGGATCAGAAGTCCCAGATCAAGAATTTTGAGAAGGCACTGAAGGTACTTCGGTCACGCCTGTATGAAATAGAACTGGAAAAACATAATGCGGAAGTGGGTGCCCAGCGTCGTTCTATGGTCAAGAGTGGCGACCGTTCTGACAAAATCAGAACATACAATTATCCACAAAGCAGGGTGACCGATCACCGCATTAACCACACAGTATATAATTTACCTACTGTAATGGATGGTGAACTGGATGATTTTGTAGAAAAACTACGGATAGCAGACAATGCTGAGAAAATGGAGGAACGTTCATCCTAAATTGGAAGAAAACATACGCATAAGCAATTCGTCCAAGCTATGGAAGCTGATTGGATTTGTAATAGGATTAGCCACATTGGCCTGTACTCCTGAGGAAGAAATGATTACTGGAAGCGGAGAGGCAATGCTTAGTTTTGGCCAGGATACTGTGCTTTTTGATACACTCTTTACCACTCAAAAAAGTATCACCAAAGGCCTCAAAATCTACAACCCTGAGAACAGAGCAGTAGAGACAAATATCCAGTTAGCAGGAGGGTTAAGCTCTTCTTATACTTTGTATATAAATGGTGAGAAAGGCGTGAACTTTGAAAATGTTCTTCTCAGAGGAAAAGATAGCTTGATGGTACTTGTAGAAGCCTACATCAATCCTCAGGACGAAAATCTTCCTTTTTTGGTAGAAGACTCTCTTCTCTTCCGCACCAATGGAAATGAGCAGAAAGTAAAGTTGATCAGCTGGGGGCAAGATGCTTTCTTTATCAAAGCATGGCATATACAGCACGACACTGTCCTCTCTGCTGCCAGGCCCTACGTAATTACAGACTCTATCTGGGTGCAGGAAAATGTGCGTCTGGAAATTCCGGAAGGAGCAAATTTATATTTTGGAAAAGGCAGTAGCTTATGGATTGATGGCAGCCTGCATGTGAACGGAAGTAAGGAGCAGCCCATATTGTTTACCCATGTGCGCCAGGATGGAGCCTATGCCAATGGGCCTGGACAATGGCAGGGCATATTGATGAGCGAAAAAAGCAATACCCATAGAATAGACCATGCGATAATCAGAAATGCCGAAGTGGGTTTGTTTATCATCAAAACAGATGAGGATACCATTCCAGACCTTCATTTAAGCAATACCGTCATTGAAAATATGTCAGTCAATGGTATCCTGTCCGTAGGCTCAGATACAGATGCTTATAACTTGTTGGTAAGCCATTGCATTGTGAATGCCGTCGGAAACATCGGGAAAGGCTATTATCGCTATGTACATTGTACTTTTGCCAATGACGCGCTTACCTATGCCCGACAGGGTCCTACACTTTATTTTTCAGATACGCCAGAACCGCTATCAAATCAACCCTTTCAGTTGATCTTGCAAAACAATATCGTTTGGGGTAGTATGAATGATGAGCTCATCATCTCAGCGCCAGAGGCAGGTGCTGTTATAGACATAAAAGCCAATCTGATCAAAGCAGAGAGCTTCCCTTATGCTGCCACCAATATTTTTAATGAAGATCCCCGTTTTACAGATCCGGCAATATATGTGTACACATTGGACTCTACTTCCCCAGCTATAAACAAAGGAATCAGTACTTTTGTCAAGAAAGATCTGGCGTCAAATGATAGAGATCTGCGACCTGATCTGGGAGCTTATGAGTATGTGAAAGAAAAAGAAGAATAATTTTTTAAATATAAATTGCTCAATGATGCAGGTATTCCAAAAAGAAATAAGACTTTCCTCTTATCCCCGGGGCTTTCATATCATTACCCATCTGATTGAAAAGGAATTTACTGAAATAAGGGAGATCCAACAGGGTTTACTACATGTTTTTATACAGCATACTTCTGCCAGTCTTACCATCAACGAAAACGCAGACCCTACAGTGAGGGAAGATTTTGAGAGCCATATGAATAAAATGGTACCGGAAAACGCTCCTTATTATGAGCATACGCTGGAAGGTTCCGACGATATGCCTGCCCACATCAAATCCTCACTCATGGGCAATAGTGTAACGGTTCCTATTACCGGAGGAAGGCTAAATCTGGGTACCTGGCAGGGGGTTTACCTTTGTGAACATCGCAACAGGGGAGGAAAAAGGAAGCTTGTACTGACTGCCTACGGGCAATAAATAACCAGAAGTTTTTGACTTCTGGAAAAAGGCATGTCCGATGAGAAAATTAATCAATCTGAAATTTTAAATTTGTAATTAGTTCTTACTAGCGTCAAAGAGTTTTTGCTTCTCTTCTTTAGAAAGGCTATCGTAACCACTTTCTGAAATCTTGTCAAGGATAGCATCTATCTCTTCCTGCTTACTTTTGGCATGATTTGCTGCCCGGCTGTTATTTTTTTTCTGAGCATTGCGGTAAGATACCTTCACCTTGGGTTGCCTGACAAAGAAACTCTGCACAAAGGTAAAGAATGAAGCAAGCGGTTTCCCAAGATCATTACCGTTCTGCAACTGCTTGATATAAATGAATCCTAAGGCTGCTCCTGCAAGGTGGGCAAGCTCTCCTCCTGCGTTCGGTCCCGCAGATTGTGCAAACGAAAGAATAACATAAAATATGGCAATGTACTTGATCCTGACCGGCCCCAGTAAAATAAGAGAAATTGTATAATTAGGCATAAAGGTAGCGGCACCTACTACAATAGCATACACCCCAGCCGATGCTCCCAGCATACGAGAAGTATCTACCTGTCCGGCAAAGTAAGGCAGGGTATTGTAAATAAGAATATAAAAAAGACCACCAACAAGGCCGCCCAGCACATACAGATTTACAAACTTTTGACTTCCCAGGAATTCCATAATCAGGCTGCCAAACCAGTACAGAAACAACATATTGAAAAGAATATGAAAGAAGCCCTCATGGGTAAAGAAATAAGTGATCAGGGTCCAGGGCTTGACGATAAAATTATCTAATGCTGCCGGTAACATTAGTTGACGAAGAATCAGTTCATATACTTCGCCAGCACTGGCAAAAGATAAAATAACCCTGAGAAAAATCAGGGCCAAAAATACAACTACATTTATTACCAGAATCTTCATCAGGCCGTTGTTAGGCCGGTTGAAGGCATTTTTAAAATCGTCTAATATACTGTTCATGACAAGCTTTGCTAATAGAAAGTATTACGTTTTCCTTGCCATACTTTGATAAGTATGAAAGCAAATAGCATTCCGCCTAGGTGAGCAAAGTGTGCTACATTGTCTCCGGGCACGCGCTCAAATCCTGACCAAAGCTCGTATAGCCCGTAGAATAATACAAAATATTTTGCTTTAATAGGAAAAGGAAAAAACAATAAAAATAATTCAGTGTTCGGGAAAAGTAATCCAAAGGCCATCAGTATCCCAAAAATAGCTCCTGAAGCCCCTACCATAGGTATATTTGCCTTACGCTCCAGCAGTTGATTGGCAAGTTGCTTACCCTGATTGATATAGCTGGAACTACTAGGATTATCATAATATTGTTCTAAAAAGTTTTGCACCTCAGGGCTACGCCATGCAAATTCTGCATGATCCATGATAAAGTTTTCAAAACGCTCAGGAGTAGGTTGGTCTACATAAACTTCAACAGCATTCTCCAACTGATTGACTTCATAGAAATTGATGGCCGAATAAAGAAAAGCGGCTCCCAAACCAGTAACCAGGTAAAATACCAGAAAGCGTTGGCCGCCCCAGAAACGTTCCAACAAAGGGCCAAAAATAAATAAGGCAAACATATTCCCAAAAAGGTGCCCCAGCCCACCGTGGATGAAAAGGTGGGTAAAGAACTGGTAGGGACGAAAAGTATCAGCAAAAATATAACGAAGCCCTCCAATCTCCACAAAATTAACATTGAGAAAAGATTGGATAAGGTATATCCCGATGTTGATAATCAACAGGTTTTTGACAATAGGCGTAAGTCTTCCAAACATGTGTTTTATTTAAAAAAGCCTGAAATCTGATCTAGCTCCAGTATGTAGTAGGTTTTACGCCCATCAGGAGCATAATCAGAGTGCAAACAACCAAACAGTCGGTCTATGAGTGTACTCATTTCGGCCGGATTAAGTTTCTGGCCTCTCTTGACCGCCATTCGCCGGGCAATGGAGCGTGCCACACTTTCTCTCTTGTTACTGGACAGGTCGGATTGATAAGATTTATATTGTTCTATGAGTCCTTCAAAAATTTCTTTCTCATTTCCACCTTTGATATCAGTAGGAACGCCATTAATGACGATGGTGTTCTGCCCAAAAATAGTAAAATCAAATCCCAGAGCGTTAATTTCTTCCCGAAGCTCCTGTACCAGCACCAGATCCGATGGATTGAGTAGCAGTGTCTGAGGAAAAAGTGTCTGCTGGGAGATGCCCGAACGGTGTCCCGGCGTCCTCCGTTCTAACGCCAGTGAATAATGCTCGTATAAAATTCGCTCATGAGCAGCCTGCTGGTCTATGATCATCATGCCGGATTTCACCTGGATCATAATATAATTTTGATGAATCTGGAAAGGCTGTTCACTACTGCCATGGGCAGGATCATGAAATAAAGACGCGCCGCTAGGCATACGATTGGCAGCACTTTGAAAAGTCAGCGCATTCTCACTTTCCTTTTTCTCCTCAGTACCATGATCAAAATTAAAATAAGAGGAGTCTTGAGGCTGATGATACATACTCTCCCACTGAGAAGTATCAGCTTTCTTTAGTGCCAGATGCTGTTTGAAAGCCTTTTGAGAATTATCATTATCATCTTGATAGGTATGACTTCCTCCTCGTGAGACACGGCTTAATACACTAAAATGATTCTCTTCATTGCGCTGCTCATCCAGAGAGGGTGTAACCAGATTGGTCCCCAGCGCTCTTTTCACCGCTGCCCGTATGATGGCATAGACCGTACGTTCATCAGCCAGTTTGATCTCTGTTTTGGTAGGATGTACATTGACATCTATTTCTGCGGGGTCAATTTCAATAAATAAGGCATAAAAGGGAAAAGAATCTTCCGGCAACATGGCCTCATAAGCACTCATGACCGCATGATTGAGATAGCTGTTCTTGATAAATCTGCTATTGATAAAGAAAAATTGCTCTCCGCGCGTGCGCTTGGCATGCTCTGGCATCCCTATATATCCATAAATTTTGAGAGAAGGCGTTTCTTCCTGGCAGCTTAGGATTTGTTTACGATAACTGTCTCCCAACAACTCCGCAATACGACGGCTTAGCTTACCTTTGGCCAAATTATAGGTAAGCGTATCATTCTGGTAAAACTCAAAGGATATATCAGGCCTTGCCAGCGCTACCCGAAAAAATTCATCCATGATATGGCGCATTTCTACTGCATTTGATTTTAGAAAGGTACGCCGGGCAGGAACATTGAAAAATAGATTCTTTACACTAATGGAAGTGCCTATTTCAGCGGCAACAGGTTCACTATCCTTAAATGACGATCCTTCTATACTCAGGCAGGTACCAAACTCTTGATTGTGGGTGCGGGTAACCATCTCTACCTGGGCTACCGCCGCTATAGAAGCCAAGGCTTCCCCTCTGAAACCTAAGGTATGGATGGCATAAATATCTTCGGCACGGCGTATTTTGGAAGTGGCATGTCGCGCAAAACTCATGCGGGCATCCGTCTCACTCATGCCCGTACCATTATCCTTTACCTGGATAAGCCCTTTCCCGGCATCTTTGACAATGACACAAATGTGATCACTAGACGCATCTATCGCGTTTTCTAATAATTCTTTGACTACTGAAGCCGGCCTCTGCACTACCTCACCTGCTGCAATCTGGTTAGCAATGGCATCAGGCAGAAGCTGAATGACATCTGACATGTATGCTACCTCCGTTTCGAGTATTTTCTAATTCTGATAAAGAAATAGATTGGAACGACGAGCAAAAGTATGTAAAAAATACCATTACCATATAAGAGATAGCCGCTAATGAAGACAATTAACAAAATAAGAATGACCATTTGCATAATATTGGCATTCTTAGTATAGTTAGCCCTTCTGGAGAATGATCCGGTAATACCAGATAATTGACGTGTACTCTCTCCTTCATGGAGTTGGCTTATTTCTTGCTTAATTCTGCTGGTACGCTGCTCTACATCCTCTTTAACGGGATCATAATAGCGTGGTTCAATATTAAATCGTCTATTGTTTGGCAGAGGTGTAAGTGTAGGGAATTTCATCTTTGTATTCTTTTGATACGCAGCACTAAATAGCTCAAATATTTGTTAAAATCGCAAATGAAGAACGTCCTTATGTTGAAAAAAGTTTTTCAGCACTTACTTTTTCACATGGCAATGGTAGGCCTTGCTATTCTCTTAGCAATGCAGCAGGTGGCAGCCAGTAAACCGGCTGGCCGAATGCCTCAGGAGCAGTGGATTACAAGTGCTTTCGATACCCTCACCCTGGAAGAAAAAATTGAGCAACTCTTTGTATTTTCTGTATTTGGTAGTGCTCAGGAAGAAGATATACAGAAGCTCACCCAATTGATCAACAAATATAATATAGGTGGTGTCATCTTTCGTCATGGAGATGTACCTGACCAGCTTGCTGTTATTCAGGCTTTGCAGCAATCAAGTAGCCTGCCTCTACTCATCGGAATGAATGCCCGCACTGGCTTGGGAACGCGCCTTGAGGGTGCTACCAGATACCCTTCTTTTACTGCTTTGGGGGCTGTTCAAAATGAAACTTATTTATATGAATTAGGAGCTGAGGTAGCCAGACAGTGTCGTTTGCTGGGCATACACATCAATATTGCGCCTGCCTTAGATATCAAAGGGGGAGTAGTTCAAGGTCAGAAAGAGGGCGACATCATGAGTGATGACTTCAGTCAGGCTTTTGCCAAAGGGCTTCGTTATATGCAGGGTATGCAGGATCATGGACTGATTCCTTGCTACAGGCAATATCCTCTGGCCTCGCCATTGGCAATGGCAAATGGAGGAACCCGCTCCTTATCTCCCAGTCCTTTGCTGGGAAATCTGGTAGCGCAGCTTAATTTCACACCTGACGGAGAAGACATTGCCGACAAGTCTCTTCTCTTACGCAATGCGATTCCTGAAACTTATCTTTATGAAAAATATTTGAAACTGGAAGGGTTGGTCTTTTCCGAGCCCCTCTCTCAGTTAAAAGGAGATGCCGGTAAATTGGCTGTTGAAGCTTTACAGGCAGGTAATGATATGCTCCTGGCAGGCGCAGAAATTACCCAGGGTATCAGAGGCATCAAGGCGGCTCTGGCAGAGGGCTCTCTCAAAGAAGATGATATTGACCGAAGGGTACATAAAATTCTGAGAGCCAAATACCTGGTAGGGCTGGATGGGATACCAGAAAACATAACAGACCAAGATAATGAAGAAAAGAAGCTGTTATGGGGGAATAATGCCCGTTTGCTCAAACAAAATCTTTATGAGGAAGCCATTACAGTATTACGCAATGAAGAATCCCTGATTCCGGTACGTGTCCTGGATACTACTACTTTTGCCTCTCTTTCTATCAACTTAGATCAGAATGGCAGCAGCCCTTTTCAGAAAATGCTGGATAACTATGCGTCATTTGCCCATTATTATATACAGGATAGTAAAAAGGATATCAATTATAATAGCCTTTTTGATCAGATAAGTCAGTTTGAGCATATCATAGTAGCTTTTTACGCTCATCCTTCCCGCAAAGAACCAGAGGTTAACCGTGAGTTACTTACGTTTTTGAAGTTCCTGCAGAAAAAAACAAAAGTTACTCTGGTAGCATTTACCTCTCCTTATAGCTTGACTGAGTTAGAAAAATTTCCTTCTCTGATTTGCGCTTACGACGATGATCCTGTGGCTCAGGAGGTAGTGCCCCAGATCTTGTTCGGAGCCATAGGTGCAAAAGGACGTTTACCAATAAATGCTTCCAAAACTCTGAACGCTGGTGTAGGGGTTAGTACCCGAGGTTTGGCACGGCTGGGTTATTCTCTGCCGGAAGCAGTAGGTCTCAATGGCAATACACTGAAGCTTATAGATTCATTAGCTCAATGGGCTATTGATGAAGAGGCAACCCCTGGCTGCCAGGTCTTAATAGCCAGGAAAGGAAAAATAGTGTGGGAAAAGGGGTATGGTTATCAAACTTACGATAAGCAGTCACCCATTACTCCGGAAACGATTTACGATATTGCATCGGTGACCAAAGTGGCCGGAACCATGCAGGCCATCATGTTTTTGCAGGAAAGAGGTAACATAAACCTGGATGAAAAGCTTTCCACTTACCTTCCTGAACTGCAAGGTACGGATAAAGCAACGATAACAGTAAGAGAAATACTACTGCATAGAGCAGGCTTACGTTCTTTTATTCCCTTCTGGGCAATGACTAAAGATCGCAAAGGCTTAAACCCCAGCATATATAGCTTCGCTCAGGAAAATGAGTATGATATGCAGGTAGCAAGTGGACTCTATGCGGTAAGCAGCCTTAGAGATTCTGTATGGCATTGGACTATTGATTCAAAACGTATCACCAACAAAGGTAGGCGCAATCCCTCCTGGAGGCCGGAATATAACTATCGTTACAGCGATCTGAGTTTTTATCTTTTACACCGTCTGGTAGAGCAGGTCACTAATCAGCCGATGGATGAGTTTCTGAGGCAGAACTTTTACGATCCCCTGGGCTTATCTACCTTATCCTATCTTCCACTCCGAAAGTTTCCCCTGGAGAAAATAGCACCTACCGAAGAAGATAAGCACTTCCGAAATACGCTAATCAGAGGAACTGTACATGATGAAGGAGCGGCCTTATACGGTGGAGTAGCCGGGCATGCTGGGTTATTTAGCAATGCCCATGATCTGGCGGTACTGATGCAGATGAATTTGCAGGATGGCATTTACGGAGGAGATCGCTATTTTCAGGCAGGTACTATAAACAGGTTTAGTATCAGGCAGTACAATGATAGTCGCAGAGGTTTAGGTTGGGATAAGCCGGAATATCTAAGAGATGGCGGTCCTACTGCTCCTGAAGCCTCATATGCATCTTTTGGTCACTTAGGGTTTACCGGCACAGCAGTATGGGTTGATCCAAAATATGACCTGGTTTATATATTTCTTTCCAACCGTATCCATCCGAGTGTGCGTAATACAAAACTTCTTACAGAAGGTGTGCGTACAAAAATACAGTCGGTAATTTATCAGGCTATGGAAGATTATAACGGTCGTTGACCTCTCATTTTTTTTATTTTAGATGAAAATAGGCATTGTTTGTTATCCTACCTTCGGCGGTAGTGGCGTAGTAGCTACCGAATTAGGTAAAGCCCTGGCCAAAAAAGGCCATGAAGTGCATTTTATCACATATTCTCAGCCTACGCGCCTAGATTTCTTTAATGAAAATCTTTTCTATCATCAGGTAGACGTAAGAACCTATCCTCTTTTTCAGTATCCACCCTACGAACTGGTACTGGCCAGTAAGATGGTAGATGTGGTAAAATACGAAAAACTGGATATACTTCATGTGCATTATGCCATTCCTCATGCTTCGGCAGCCTATATGGCAAAACAGATACTGGCGACTGAAGGAATTTATGTTC harbors:
- a CDS encoding GAF domain-containing protein is translated as MKKPKFTIGSKIFGGFISLIVVFAINAAVSIFTMNNSNTLINENIQVIDPSVKAIDEFILLVTESKMLITNWVYLQNNQEDKEALKDLHSFRYPELKDKMTALLPLWQDSTQRLTVDSVFLGFEELISIEKDIMSQLVSFENYEDAMIKWQATEAIESEVLPRTNELKAQLYAISVLKREEADLAQTTIIAASDNLRNITLILCTITIVIGMLGAYLLTRSITRPINHLKELIQRLGKGELPQEEEGDEKKKQKVNNDEVGDMAHAVDDLVNGLRDTSEFAEQIGEGNYQASFSPLSEHDVLGNSLINMRDNLQKVAEDDKKRNWTTEGTAKFGEILRQNNHNVGELSNIILSHIIKYVKANQGGMFIVQDADGSAPYMTLEACFAWDRQKYVEQKIYKGEGLVGQAWQEKDTIFLTDVPNDYISITSGLGDANPTSILIVPLLVNEEVYGAIEIASFQIFKDYEIEFLQKIAESIASTISSAKVNSRTQKLLEESTQMTEQMRAQEEEMRQNMEELQATQEELNRKQKSMMDRESRIKAVLDTASASFISINANGELDFFNKNTQKIFGYSEEQLSGINVSAFFKNVKAGEIVDYLKKHLHTESQHSLVNKAGLEFDAEIKLEDCNLNGQTYFIARIIEIQTHSKKAALKKED
- the prfA gene encoding peptide chain release factor 1, encoding MIDKLEAIKDRFEEVGQLIVQPDTMADMKKYSKLNKEYKDLEKVVRKYDNYQNVLSELKSAKEMLSTEKDPDFRQMAKEEIEVKEEEKETLEEELKQMLIPKDPNDSKNVILEIRAGTGGDEAAIFAGDLFRMYQRFAEQKGWNLTVLDLTEGSSGGYKEIISTVSGEDVYAKLKFESGVHRVQRVPATETQGRVHTSAASVAVLPEMEDVEVEIDMNDVRKDTFCSSGPGGQSVNTTYSAVRLTHEPSGLVVTCQDQKSQIKNFEKALKVLRSRLYEIELEKHNAEVGAQRRSMVKSGDRSDKIRTYNYPQSRVTDHRINHTVYNLPTVMDGELDDFVEKLRIADNAEKMEERSS
- a CDS encoding secondary thiamine-phosphate synthase enzyme YjbQ produces the protein MQVFQKEIRLSSYPRGFHIITHLIEKEFTEIREIQQGLLHVFIQHTSASLTINENADPTVREDFESHMNKMVPENAPYYEHTLEGSDDMPAHIKSSLMGNSVTVPITGGRLNLGTWQGVYLCEHRNRGGKRKLVLTAYGQ
- a CDS encoding rhomboid family protein is translated as MNSILDDFKNAFNRPNNGLMKILVINVVVFLALIFLRVILSFASAGEVYELILRQLMLPAALDNFIVKPWTLITYFFTHEGFFHILFNMLFLYWFGSLIMEFLGSQKFVNLYVLGGLVGGLFYILIYNTLPYFAGQVDTSRMLGASAGVYAIVVGAATFMPNYTISLILLGPVRIKYIAIFYVILSFAQSAGPNAGGELAHLAGAALGFIYIKQLQNGNDLGKPLASFFTFVQSFFVRQPKVKVSYRNAQKKNNSRAANHAKSKQEEIDAILDKISESGYDSLSKEEKQKLFDASKN
- a CDS encoding rhomboid family intramembrane serine protease, with protein sequence MFGRLTPIVKNLLIINIGIYLIQSFLNVNFVEIGGLRYIFADTFRPYQFFTHLFIHGGLGHLFGNMFALFIFGPLLERFWGGQRFLVFYLVTGLGAAFLYSAINFYEVNQLENAVEVYVDQPTPERFENFIMDHAEFAWRSPEVQNFLEQYYDNPSSSSYINQGKQLANQLLERKANIPMVGASGAIFGILMAFGLLFPNTELFLLFFPFPIKAKYFVLFYGLYELWSGFERVPGDNVAHFAHLGGMLFAFILIKVWQGKRNTFY
- the mutL gene encoding DNA mismatch repair endonuclease MutL, which codes for MSDVIQLLPDAIANQIAAGEVVQRPASVVKELLENAIDASSDHICVIVKDAGKGLIQVKDNGTGMSETDARMSFARHATSKIRRAEDIYAIHTLGFRGEALASIAAVAQVEMVTRTHNQEFGTCLSIEGSSFKDSEPVAAEIGTSISVKNLFFNVPARRTFLKSNAVEMRHIMDEFFRVALARPDISFEFYQNDTLTYNLAKGKLSRRIAELLGDSYRKQILSCQEETPSLKIYGYIGMPEHAKRTRGEQFFFINSRFIKNSYLNHAVMSAYEAMLPEDSFPFYALFIEIDPAEIDVNVHPTKTEIKLADERTVYAIIRAAVKRALGTNLVTPSLDEQRNEENHFSVLSRVSRGGSHTYQDDNDNSQKAFKQHLALKKADTSQWESMYHQPQDSSYFNFDHGTEEKKESENALTFQSAANRMPSGASLFHDPAHGSSEQPFQIHQNYIMIQVKSGMMIIDQQAAHERILYEHYSLALERRTPGHRSGISQQTLFPQTLLLNPSDLVLVQELREEINALGFDFTIFGQNTIVINGVPTDIKGGNEKEIFEGLIEQYKSYQSDLSSNKRESVARSIARRMAVKRGQKLNPAEMSTLIDRLFGCLHSDYAPDGRKTYYILELDQISGFFK